A part of Saccopteryx bilineata isolate mSacBil1 chromosome 8, mSacBil1_pri_phased_curated, whole genome shotgun sequence genomic DNA contains:
- the GPR171 gene encoding G-protein coupled receptor 171, protein MTNSSIACPVYRDLEPFSYFFYLVFLIGIIGSGFAIWAFVQRSTVHRCVSIYLVNLLTADLLLTLALPVKIVVDLGVAPWKLRIFHCQVTACLLYINMYLSIIFLAFVSMDRCLQLTHSYKIYRIQEPGFAKMISAVVWVMVLLIMVPNMVIPIQDVEEKPQVGCVEFKTELGRNWHLLTNFICIAIFLNFSAIILISNCLVIRQLHRNRDNENYSNVKTALLHILLVTAAYIVCFVPYHVVRIPYTLSQTEVISDCPTRISLFRAKEATLLLAVSNLCFDPLLCYHLSRAFRLKVAETFASRKESRAQNKTSCCENGA, encoded by the coding sequence aTGACAAACAGTTCCATCGCCTGCCCTGTGTACAGGGACCTGGAGCCGTTCAGCTATTTCTTTTACCTCGTTTTCCTCATCGGAATCATCGGAAGTGGTTTCGCCATCTGGGCGTTCGTTCAGAGGAGCACGGTTCATCGGTGTGTAAGCATATACTTAGTCAACCTGCTGACAGCCGACCTCCTGCTCACTCTGGCACTACCCGTGAAAATCGTCGTGGACTTGGGCGTGGCGCCCTGGAAGCTGAGGATATTCCACTGCCAGGTGACCGCCTGCCTCCTCTACATCAACATGTACCTGTCAATCATCTTCCTGGCCTTTGTCAGCATGGACCGCTGCCTGCAGCTGACACACAGCTACAAGATCTATCGAATACAAGAACCTGGATTTGCCAAAATGATCTCGGCCGTTGTGTGGGTCATGGTCCTCCTCATAATGGTGCCGAACATGGTGATTCCCATCCAAGACGTCGAGGAAAAGCCGCAGGTGGGATGCGTGGAATTCAAAACAGAGCTCGGAAGGAACTGGCACTTGCTAACAAACTTCATCTGCAtcgctatatttttaaatttctcagccATCATTTTAATATCCAACTGCCTTGTCATTCGACAACTCCACAGGAACAGAGACAATGAAAACTATTCCAACGTGAAAACTGCTCTCCTCCACATCCTTTTAGTGACGGCAGCCTACATCGTCTGCTTCGTTCCCTACCACGTCGTGCGGATCCCGTACACCCTCAGCCAGACTGAGGTCATCTCGGACTGCCCCACGAGGATCTCGCTCTTCAGAGCCAAGGAGGCCACGCTGCTCCTGGCCGTGTCGAACCTGTGCTTCGACCCCCTCCTGTGCTACCACCTCTCCAGAGCATTCCGCTTAAAGGTCGCGGAGACTTTCGCTTCACGCAAGGAGAGCAGGGCTCAAAACAAAACATCATGTTGCGAAAACGGTGCATAG